One region of Armigeres subalbatus isolate Guangzhou_Male chromosome 3, GZ_Asu_2, whole genome shotgun sequence genomic DNA includes:
- the LOC134226781 gene encoding tRNA-dihydrouridine(20a/20b) synthase [NAD(P)+]-like, protein MEETKPKTNIAYLFRDARANNSYLKICAPMVRYSKLEFRNLVRSYGTDLTFTSMIMADSFCQSEKARLNEFTTNRDDTPVVVQFAAKNSVDFLSATEMAFPYVDGVDLNCGCPQRWAMQDGYGSALLKTPELIADMLSTVRRNLPSTFSVSVKVRLLQKSLSATIDMCRQLEACGITFITIHGRTPAQKTNIPVNKEALKEIKSSLNIPVVANGDIFSLHDADAMHCSTNCDGVMSARGMLSNPALYAGVDRTPLECVQRWLDITAQADTDITFQAMHHHLTFMAESLLTKEQRIVFNNMTKDKSRVYDFFREHFQLESQPCRHPPKLVCSFADEEYRKRVQYRGSMRKANLDAYSSEDRDGAYFLNKVDVLNIDDSAEDVDFMDGNLFGNDEI, encoded by the exons ATGGAAGAG ACTAAACCAAAAACCAATATTGCATATTTATTTCGGGATGCAAGAGCAAATAACTCATATTTGAAAATATGTGCTCCAATGGTGCGATACAGCAA attagAGTTTCGTAATTTGGTTCGTTCCTATGGAACTGATCTCACCTTCACCAGCATGATAATGGCCGATTCTTTCTGCCAGAGTGAAAAAGCTAGACTAAATGAGTTTACGACGAATAGAG ATGACACACCGGTGGTTGTGCAGTTTGCTGCTAAAAATTCCGTAGATTTTCTATCGGCTACCGAGATGGCTTTTCC CTACGTGGATGGAGTGGATCTGAATTGTGGGTGCCCTCAACGTTGGGCAATGCAGGACGGATATGGCAGCGCACTTCTGAAGACGCCGGAATTGATCGCCGACATGCTCAGCACTGTACGGAGAAATCTGCCGAGTACGTTCAGTGTTTCCGTTAAGGTTCGTTTGCTACAAAAGTCTTTGAGTGCCACGATTGATATGTGCCGGCAGTTGGAAGCCTGTGGAATCACATTTATCACAATCCATGGCAGAACTCCAGCCCAGAAGACTAACATTCCGGTGAACAAAGAAGCGCTAAAAGAAATCAAAAGCAGTTTAAATATTCCGGTTGTTGCAAATGGAGACATTTTCAGCTTACACGACGCCGATGCAATGCACTGCTCGACGAATTGTGACG GCGTCATGTCCGCACGTGGTATGCTATCCAACCCTGCGCTTTATGCTGGCGTTGACCGAACTCCACTGGAGTGCGTGCAACGGTGGCTCGACATCACAGCGCAGGCCGACACAGACATAACATTCCAAGCCATGCATCACCATCTGACGTTTATGGCGGAATCGCTGCTCACCAAGGAACAACGGATTGTGTTCAACAATATGACCAAAGATAAAAGCCGAGTGTATGATTTCTTTCGAGAGCATTTCCAATTGGAATCGCAACCGTGCAGGCATCCACCGAAGCTGGTGTGCTCCTTCGCCGACGAAGAGTATCGAAAGCGGGTGCAGTATAGGGGAAGCATGCGCAAAGCCAACTTGGATGCATACTCGAGTGAAGATCGAGATGGCGCTTATTTTCTAAATAAGGTTGATGTCCTGAATATTGACGACAGTGCGGAAGATGTGGATTTCATGGATGGTAACTTGTTTGGAAATGATGAAATATAG